One Gordonia sp. SID5947 genomic region harbors:
- the folP gene encoding dihydropteroate synthase, whose amino-acid sequence MGVINVTADSFSDGGRYLDHDAAIAHGHELIAQGADLIDIGGESTRPGASRVDPDDEAKRVVPVITGLAGAGVPLSVDTMRAPVAAAAIEAGVSVINDVSGGRADADMARVVAESGLPWILMHWRPIERADRDPDGTFTHGIGDTGGYRDVVAEVSGELLSQVDAAVSAGVDPNRIVLDPGLGFAKTAEHNWALLHALPTLVGLGFPVLVGASRKRFLGTLLARDGQLRPPAGRETATASVSALAAMDGAWAVRVHDVEKSRDAVAVASAWRRGGSRGTARPRDADDTGAVSH is encoded by the coding sequence ATGGGCGTCATCAACGTGACGGCCGATTCGTTCTCCGACGGTGGCCGCTACCTCGACCACGACGCCGCCATCGCGCACGGGCACGAACTGATCGCCCAAGGCGCCGACCTGATCGACATCGGCGGCGAATCGACGCGGCCGGGAGCCAGCCGGGTGGATCCCGACGACGAGGCGAAGCGGGTGGTCCCGGTGATCACCGGACTGGCCGGTGCGGGCGTGCCGCTCTCGGTCGACACGATGCGAGCGCCCGTCGCCGCGGCGGCGATCGAGGCCGGTGTCTCGGTGATCAACGATGTCTCCGGCGGGCGGGCAGACGCCGACATGGCCCGTGTGGTCGCCGAGTCGGGCCTGCCCTGGATTCTGATGCACTGGCGCCCGATCGAGCGCGCCGACCGAGATCCCGACGGCACGTTCACCCACGGCATCGGCGACACCGGCGGATACCGCGACGTGGTGGCCGAGGTGTCGGGTGAGTTGCTCTCGCAGGTCGATGCCGCGGTGTCGGCGGGAGTCGACCCGAACCGCATCGTCCTCGATCCCGGTCTCGGATTCGCCAAGACCGCCGAACACAATTGGGCGCTCCTGCACGCGTTGCCCACTCTTGTCGGTCTCGGCTTCCCGGTCCTCGTCGGGGCATCGCGCAAACGCTTCCTCGGTACCTTGCTGGCCCGCGACGGCCAACTGCGTCCGCCTGCCGGCCGGGAGACAGCGACCGCGTCCGTCTCGGCGCTCGCGGCGATGGACGGAGCGTGGGCCGTGCGGGTGCACGACGTCGAGAAGAGCCGCGACGCCGTCGCGGTCGCGAGTGCATGGCGCCGCGGGGGCAGCCGGGGGACCGCTCGCCCGCGCGACGCCGACGACACGGGAGCGGTGAGTCACTGA
- the folB gene encoding dihydroneopterin aldolase, with translation MADRIELRGLVVRGNHGVFEHERRDGQDFILDITLWLDLAVAAVSDDLDDTVDYGALAQKAHDIVAGEPRNLIEAVGGEVAESIMDDERIAACEVTVHKPSAPIPLQFADVAVVTRRSRKGMAR, from the coding sequence ATGGCCGACCGGATCGAACTGCGGGGACTCGTCGTCCGCGGTAATCACGGCGTCTTCGAGCACGAGCGCCGGGACGGTCAGGACTTCATCCTCGACATCACGCTGTGGCTCGACCTCGCGGTCGCCGCGGTTAGCGACGACCTCGACGACACCGTCGACTACGGCGCGCTCGCCCAGAAGGCCCACGACATCGTCGCGGGCGAGCCGCGAAATCTCATCGAGGCGGTCGGTGGCGAGGTCGCCGAATCGATCATGGACGACGAACGGATCGCGGCGTGCGAGGTGACCGTCCACAAGCCGTCTGCGCCGATCCCGTTGCAGTTCGCAGACGTCGCGGTGGTGACGCGCCGGTCCCGCAAAGGCATGGCCCGATGA
- the folK gene encoding 2-amino-4-hydroxy-6-hydroxymethyldihydropteridine diphosphokinase, with amino-acid sequence MTTTRAVLSAGSNVGDRLGHLNSVVERFADDLVAVSPVYSTPPWGGVEQEDFYNITLIVEGPRGPYEWLAVGAELEEAAERTREVRWGPRTLDVDVITVTEGDEVVRSDDPRLLLPHPRAAERAFVLVPWLVIEPDATLWTPSGTRAVADLVGRIDPAESAGVVPVAELPLVRRR; translated from the coding sequence ATGACGACCACGCGTGCCGTGCTGTCGGCCGGTTCCAATGTCGGTGACCGGCTCGGCCACCTGAACTCCGTCGTCGAGCGGTTCGCCGACGATCTCGTCGCGGTGTCGCCGGTCTACTCCACACCGCCCTGGGGCGGGGTGGAGCAAGAGGACTTCTACAACATCACGCTGATCGTCGAGGGGCCGCGCGGTCCGTACGAGTGGCTCGCCGTCGGTGCCGAACTCGAGGAGGCGGCCGAGCGCACCCGCGAGGTCCGATGGGGTCCGCGGACACTCGACGTCGACGTGATCACCGTGACCGAGGGCGACGAGGTGGTACGCAGCGACGACCCGCGACTGCTGCTCCCGCATCCGCGCGCCGCCGAACGTGCCTTTGTCCTGGTCCCGTGGTTGGTGATCGAGCCGGACGCGACGTTGTGGACCCCCTCCGGCACGCGGGCCGTGGCGGACCTCGTCGGCCGCATCGACCCGGCCGAGAGCGCCGGTGTGGTGCCGGTGGCCGAACTACCACTGGTGAGGCGTCGATGA
- a CDS encoding DUF3180 domain-containing protein produces the protein MTEPRRQSGGDQDQEPGLGPTRLRDLTVIAAIVAVTAFVLVRYNYGSLPPMPLLAGVVLYILAALEVLIAFIVRARVASRDVGRARGQLHPLTAARVLALAKASAILGAIAVGVWAGLIVFLATRHDLAAADHDLPGAIVGVVGGVLLVAAALWLEYCCRAPDDPTDDRVGGHPGHA, from the coding sequence ATGACCGAACCACGACGGCAGTCCGGCGGAGATCAGGACCAGGAGCCGGGCCTCGGACCGACCCGGCTGCGCGATCTGACGGTGATCGCGGCCATCGTCGCGGTCACGGCGTTCGTGCTGGTCCGCTACAACTACGGCAGCTTGCCGCCGATGCCGCTGCTCGCCGGGGTGGTGCTCTACATCCTGGCCGCACTGGAGGTACTGATCGCGTTCATCGTCCGGGCAAGGGTGGCCTCGCGCGACGTCGGGCGGGCGCGCGGCCAGTTACACCCGCTCACCGCGGCCCGTGTGCTCGCCTTGGCGAAGGCCTCGGCCATCCTCGGTGCGATCGCCGTGGGCGTCTGGGCGGGCCTCATCGTCTTCCTGGCCACCCGGCACGATCTGGCGGCCGCCGATCACGACCTGCCCGGCGCGATCGTCGGGGTCGTCGGCGGTGTGCTGCTGGTGGCCGCGGCGCTGTGGCTGGAGTACTGCTGCCGGGCTCCCGACGATCCGACCGACGACCGCGTCGGCGGCCATCCGGGTCACGCCTGA
- a CDS encoding DUF2520 domain-containing protein, whose protein sequence is MSGLSNLPAPARLTVGVISAGRVGTAFGAALERAGHVVGAVVARSAASRRRADDRLPESEILDLAAVVARSELLVIAVPDDALAGVIDDIATAGTLRPNTLVLHTAGAKGVGVLAPLAELGALPMAIHPAMTFVGTVEDTNRLPQATFAVTAADEVGYAIAQALVLEMGGEPVRIAESDRVLYHAALAHGANHLVTLISDAVTALNAAIEGPDGVAARDAATVDGSGIRLAERILGPLVSAALQNVLELGPRALTGPVARGDAAAVAEHLAALRGLPADRAGDTDIAEAYRVLARRTAGHTDAPADLLDVLEAK, encoded by the coding sequence CTGTCCGGCCTCTCCAATCTGCCCGCGCCTGCCCGGCTCACCGTCGGTGTGATCTCCGCGGGACGCGTCGGAACCGCGTTCGGCGCCGCACTCGAGCGCGCCGGTCACGTGGTCGGTGCCGTGGTCGCGCGGTCGGCGGCGTCTCGTCGTCGCGCCGACGATCGGCTGCCCGAATCCGAGATCCTCGACCTCGCCGCGGTGGTGGCCCGTTCCGAACTGCTCGTCATCGCCGTGCCCGACGACGCGCTCGCCGGGGTCATCGACGACATCGCGACGGCCGGCACGCTGCGGCCGAACACGCTGGTCCTGCACACCGCCGGCGCCAAGGGCGTCGGCGTGCTGGCGCCGCTCGCCGAACTCGGCGCGCTGCCGATGGCGATCCATCCGGCGATGACCTTTGTCGGGACCGTCGAGGACACCAATCGCCTGCCGCAGGCGACCTTTGCCGTCACCGCCGCCGACGAGGTCGGGTACGCGATCGCGCAAGCCCTGGTACTGGAGATGGGTGGCGAACCTGTCCGCATCGCCGAGTCGGATCGCGTGCTCTACCACGCCGCTCTGGCCCACGGCGCCAACCATCTGGTCACGCTCATCTCGGATGCTGTCACCGCCCTCAACGCCGCCATCGAGGGCCCCGACGGGGTGGCCGCGCGTGACGCCGCCACCGTCGACGGCAGCGGTATCCGACTCGCCGAGCGCATCCTCGGCCCGCTGGTGAGTGCCGCGCTGCAGAACGTGCTCGAACTCGGCCCGCGCGCGCTGACCGGCCCGGTCGCGCGCGGCGATGCCGCCGCGGTTGCCGAGCACCTCGCCGCCCTTCGTGGCCTGCCGGCCGACCGGGCAGGCGACACCGACATCGCCGAGGCCTATCGGGTGCTGGCCCGCCGCACCGCAGGCCATACCGACGCCCCGGCCGATCTGCTCGACGTGCTGGAGGCGAAATGA
- the panC gene encoding pantoate--beta-alanine ligase, translated as MTSDLSEKAYTPGELTVHRDPATLQRVSRALRQAGKRVVLVPTMGALHAGHLELVRAAKSRGNTVVIVSIFVNPLQFGENEDLDAYPRTFDDDCALLRPLGVELVFAPTVAGMYPDGRRTMVQPGPAGAVLDGVARPTHFAGMLTVVLKLLNIAAPHAAFFGEKDYQQLVLIKQMVDDLDLDIEIVGVPTVRESDGLALSSRNRYLDDEQRELATTLSAALVAGTHAAAGGRDAILAAAQSVLDSHPAIEVDYLALTGRQLEEPPERGDGRLLVAARIGPARLIDNVGVAIGTGFAGRDPQQTTN; from the coding sequence ATGACATCGGATCTGAGTGAAAAGGCCTATACCCCAGGTGAACTGACCGTTCACCGCGACCCGGCGACCCTGCAGCGGGTGAGCCGGGCGCTGCGTCAGGCCGGCAAGCGGGTGGTGTTGGTGCCCACCATGGGTGCGCTGCACGCGGGGCATCTGGAACTCGTCCGCGCCGCCAAGTCGCGCGGCAACACCGTCGTCATCGTGTCGATCTTCGTGAACCCCTTGCAGTTCGGCGAGAACGAGGATCTCGACGCCTACCCGCGCACCTTCGACGACGACTGTGCGTTGCTGCGTCCGCTGGGTGTGGAACTCGTCTTCGCGCCGACGGTCGCCGGCATGTACCCCGACGGTCGGCGGACCATGGTGCAACCCGGCCCCGCCGGTGCCGTGCTGGACGGGGTGGCGCGACCCACGCACTTCGCCGGGATGCTGACGGTGGTCCTCAAGTTGCTGAACATCGCGGCACCGCACGCGGCGTTCTTCGGCGAGAAGGACTATCAGCAGCTGGTGCTGATCAAGCAGATGGTCGACGATCTCGACCTCGACATCGAGATCGTCGGGGTGCCGACGGTCCGCGAGTCCGACGGACTCGCGCTGTCGTCGCGCAACCGCTACCTCGACGACGAGCAGCGTGAGCTCGCCACCACGCTGTCGGCGGCCCTGGTCGCCGGTACCCATGCCGCTGCCGGTGGACGTGACGCGATCCTCGCGGCGGCACAGTCGGTACTGGATTCCCACCCGGCCATCGAGGTGGACTACCTGGCGCTGACGGGCCGACAACTCGAGGAACCCCCCGAACGTGGCGACGGCCGCCTGCTGGTCGCCGCCCGGATCGGCCCGGCGCGCCTCATCGACAACGTGGGCGTCGCCATCGGAACCGGGTTTGCCGGCCGCGACCCCCAACAGACCACCAACTGA
- the panD gene encoding aspartate 1-decarboxylase, with translation MFRTMMKSKIHRARVTQADLHYVGSVTIDQDLLDAADLLEGEQVTIVDIDNGARLETYVIAGERGSGVIGINGAAAHLVHPDDLVIIIAYGIMNEQELRGYSPAVVFVDDRNQVLDAGTDPARVPEGSGLLDPRELVQAPA, from the coding sequence ATGTTCCGCACCATGATGAAATCCAAGATCCACCGTGCCCGGGTCACCCAGGCAGACCTGCACTACGTGGGCTCGGTGACGATCGACCAGGATCTGCTCGACGCCGCGGATCTGCTCGAGGGTGAGCAGGTCACCATCGTCGACATCGACAACGGCGCCCGCCTCGAGACCTATGTGATCGCCGGCGAGCGTGGTTCCGGCGTCATCGGGATCAACGGTGCGGCAGCGCATCTCGTCCACCCCGACGACCTCGTCATCATCATCGCCTACGGGATCATGAACGAGCAGGAACTCCGCGGGTACTCGCCGGCGGTGGTCTTCGTGGACGATCGGAATCAGGTTCTCGACGCCGGGACCGATCCGGCTCGCGTCCCGGAGGGCTCCGGACTGCTGGATCCGCGTGAGCTCGTGCAGGCGCCTGCCTGA
- a CDS encoding type III pantothenate kinase, which translates to MLLTVDVGNTNIHLGVFAGSGAHATMVRDWRIHTDPNLTSDELALLIRGLLGSDVEQVTGVAALSTVPSLLRELRVMVPRYYGDGHHHVLLEPGVRTGVPLLVDNPKEVGTDRVANCVAAHHNYPDGPVIVVAFGTATVVDAISAKGEFLGGAIAPGVNLAVEALSDHTVTVRKVELMPPRSVLGKNTVEALQSGILYGFAGQVDGLVDRVRDTVDGFDSDDVTVVATGYLAPLMFEECETLTVHHPHLTLDGLRLVHERSKQQRSRIR; encoded by the coding sequence ATGCTGCTCACGGTCGACGTCGGGAACACCAACATCCATCTCGGGGTGTTCGCCGGCAGCGGTGCCCACGCGACGATGGTGCGTGACTGGCGGATCCACACCGACCCGAACCTGACGTCGGACGAGCTCGCGCTGCTGATCCGGGGTCTGCTCGGCTCCGACGTCGAACAGGTGACCGGCGTCGCCGCGCTGTCGACCGTTCCGTCGTTGCTGCGCGAGTTGCGTGTGATGGTGCCGCGCTACTACGGCGACGGCCATCACCACGTCCTGCTGGAACCCGGTGTGCGGACCGGTGTTCCGCTGCTCGTCGACAACCCGAAAGAGGTCGGCACCGACCGTGTCGCGAACTGTGTTGCCGCGCATCACAATTATCCCGACGGCCCGGTGATCGTGGTGGCGTTCGGGACGGCCACCGTGGTGGATGCGATCTCGGCGAAGGGTGAGTTCCTCGGTGGTGCCATCGCACCGGGGGTGAATCTGGCCGTCGAGGCGCTGTCCGATCACACAGTCACGGTGCGCAAGGTCGAGTTGATGCCGCCGCGCAGCGTACTGGGCAAGAACACCGTGGAGGCCCTGCAATCGGGCATCCTCTACGGATTCGCGGGTCAGGTGGACGGCCTCGTCGACCGGGTGCGCGACACCGTCGACGGTTTCGACTCCGACGACGTGACCGTGGTGGCCACCGGCTACCTCGCCCCGCTGATGTTCGAGGAATGCGAGACGCTCACCGTCCACCACCCGCACCTCACCCTCGATGGGCTCCGGCTGGTGCACGAACGGTCCAAGCAGCAGCGCAGTCGCATCCGGTAG
- a CDS encoding rhodanese-like domain-containing protein: MTAVLASVDAAVDSSHLTVAASTDAPLSVQAADYGAHLVEGATAVDVRSQRKRQIDGVLTGALAVDPTDVLARLTPGDPESLRGATPDARWLLVSDDGHEAEWLAWHLQARGVTGAVFVVGGFRALRRAGVAGRFSDQELAAISAH, translated from the coding sequence ATGACCGCCGTTCTCGCATCCGTCGATGCCGCCGTTGACTCCTCCCACCTGACCGTCGCCGCGTCGACCGACGCTCCCCTGTCTGTCCAGGCGGCCGACTACGGTGCCCATCTCGTCGAGGGCGCGACCGCCGTCGATGTCCGTAGCCAGCGCAAACGTCAGATCGACGGCGTGCTCACCGGCGCCCTCGCCGTCGATCCGACCGACGTTCTCGCACGCCTCACGCCCGGCGACCCGGAGTCGCTGCGGGGAGCCACCCCGGACGCGCGCTGGCTGCTGGTCAGCGACGACGGCCACGAGGCCGAGTGGCTGGCCTGGCATCTTCAGGCGCGTGGCGTCACCGGCGCGGTCTTCGTGGTCGGCGGCTTCCGGGCGTTGCGTCGGGCAGGCGTCGCCGGCCGCTTCAGTGATCAGGAACTCGCCGCCATCTCGGCACACTGA
- a CDS encoding aldehyde dehydrogenase family protein: MSTPSNPWDEKIFDGGWATGGAGTLDVIAPATGEVLATVGAADRDDVDAAARTATVAQSAWAALPYTERAAVMTRAAALLTDDPSRLTRWLVPESGSGQGKAAFEAGLVTSELSEAAGLASQPYGQVLRSQKPRMSIGRHVPVGVVGVISPFNFPAILSMRSVAPALALGNAVILKPDPRTPIAGGLALAELLAEAGLPEGLLHVLPGGADVGAAMVAHPDIPCISFTGSTAAGRKIGEAAAALLKKVHLELGGNNALLVLPDADVDAAASAGAWGSFLHQGQICMTAGRHLVPAALAEDYTAKLAEKARNIPVGDPTDPANALGPIIDEGQLKKVDEIVQSSVLAGATLEAGGTYQGLFYRPTVLGGVPTDVPAFTQEIFGPVAPVTTYETVDEAIDIINSSEYGLSVSILTANAFKAFDLADRIRSGAIHINDQTVDDEAVAPFGGTKASGTGGHFGTSANLDTFCDLQWVTMQAEIERYPF, translated from the coding sequence ATGAGCACTCCGAGCAATCCCTGGGACGAGAAGATCTTCGACGGCGGGTGGGCAACGGGCGGCGCCGGAACCCTCGACGTCATCGCGCCCGCGACCGGGGAGGTGCTGGCGACCGTCGGAGCCGCCGACCGCGACGACGTCGACGCCGCGGCGCGCACCGCCACCGTGGCGCAGTCCGCCTGGGCGGCGCTGCCCTACACCGAACGTGCCGCGGTGATGACCCGCGCCGCCGCGCTGCTGACCGACGATCCGTCGCGACTCACGCGATGGCTGGTCCCCGAATCGGGTTCCGGTCAGGGCAAGGCGGCCTTCGAGGCCGGGCTCGTGACATCGGAACTGTCCGAGGCGGCCGGGCTGGCCTCACAGCCGTACGGCCAGGTCCTCCGTAGTCAGAAACCCCGGATGTCGATCGGTCGACATGTCCCCGTCGGCGTCGTCGGGGTGATCAGCCCATTCAACTTCCCGGCAATCCTGTCGATGCGGTCGGTCGCACCTGCGCTCGCGCTGGGGAACGCGGTGATCCTCAAACCGGACCCGCGTACCCCGATCGCCGGTGGCCTGGCGCTGGCCGAGCTGTTGGCCGAGGCCGGTCTGCCGGAGGGACTGCTGCACGTCCTGCCCGGGGGAGCCGACGTGGGCGCAGCGATGGTCGCCCACCCCGACATCCCGTGTATCTCCTTCACCGGTTCGACGGCCGCGGGCCGCAAGATCGGGGAGGCCGCTGCGGCCCTGCTCAAGAAGGTCCACCTCGAGCTCGGCGGCAACAACGCGCTCCTGGTGTTGCCGGACGCCGATGTCGATGCCGCGGCATCGGCCGGCGCCTGGGGATCATTCCTCCACCAGGGGCAGATCTGTATGACGGCCGGTCGGCATCTCGTCCCGGCCGCGCTGGCCGAGGACTACACGGCAAAGCTGGCGGAGAAGGCCCGCAACATCCCGGTCGGTGACCCCACCGACCCTGCCAACGCCCTCGGGCCGATCATCGACGAGGGCCAGCTCAAGAAGGTCGACGAGATCGTGCAGTCGTCGGTGCTGGCGGGCGCGACGCTGGAGGCGGGCGGCACCTACCAGGGTCTGTTCTACCGGCCGACCGTCCTCGGTGGCGTGCCGACCGACGTCCCCGCCTTCACCCAGGAGATCTTCGGCCCGGTGGCCCCGGTGACCACCTATGAGACCGTCGACGAGGCGATCGACATCATCAACTCGTCGGAGTACGGGTTGTCGGTGTCGATCCTCACCGCCAACGCGTTCAAGGCCTTCGACCTCGCGGATCGGATTCGCTCCGGTGCGATCCACATCAACGATCAGACCGTCGACGACGAGGCGGTCGCGCCGTTCGGCGGCACCAAGGCGTCGGGCACCGGCGGACACTTCGGCACCTCGGCGAATCTGGACACGTTCTGCGATCTGCAATGGGTCACCATGCAGGCCGAGATCGAGAGGTATCCGTTCTGA
- the lysS gene encoding lysine--tRNA ligase — translation MSDTPTTQNAAPATDDNAPEQLRIRREKRDRILGEGREAYPVSIPRTHSLAEIRAAFPDLEAGSETGEIVGVTGRIIFLRNKGKLCFATLQEGDGTQLQAMVSFNGVGEDSLGRWKSEVDLGDIVFIHGEVISSRTGELSVMADDWQMASKALRPLPVAHKDMSEESRVRQRYVDLIVRPEARSIARTRVAVMAELRQALGNRGFLEVETPMLQTLHGGAAARPFVTHSNAFDIDLFLRIAPELFLKRCIVGGIERVFEVNRNFRNEGADSTHSPEFAMLETYQAYGTYDDAAVMTRELVQEVSQNALGTLTPTMPDGSEYDLSGDWTSLEMYPSLSEALGEEVVPVETSVDELLAIAARVGLEVPKDKGYGHGKLVEELWEHMVGQHLMQPVFIRDFPVETSPLVRSHRSVPGVVEKWDLYIRGFELATGYSELVDPVIQRERFVDQARLAAAGDDEAMQLDEEFLTAIEYGMPPTAGTGMGIDRLLMALTGLGIRETILFPLVKPRV, via the coding sequence GTGAGTGACACCCCGACCACCCAGAATGCCGCGCCCGCCACCGACGACAATGCCCCGGAGCAACTCCGGATCCGTCGGGAGAAGCGCGACCGCATTCTCGGCGAGGGACGCGAGGCCTACCCGGTCAGCATCCCGCGGACCCACAGCCTGGCCGAGATCCGCGCCGCCTTCCCCGACCTCGAGGCGGGCTCCGAGACCGGCGAGATCGTCGGCGTGACCGGTCGGATCATCTTCCTTCGCAACAAGGGCAAGCTGTGCTTCGCGACCCTCCAGGAGGGCGACGGCACGCAGCTGCAGGCGATGGTGAGCTTCAACGGTGTCGGCGAGGACTCGCTCGGCCGGTGGAAGTCGGAGGTGGACCTCGGCGACATCGTCTTCATCCACGGCGAGGTGATCAGCTCCCGCACCGGCGAGTTGTCGGTGATGGCCGACGACTGGCAGATGGCGTCGAAGGCCTTGCGGCCCTTGCCGGTCGCGCACAAGGACATGAGCGAGGAATCGCGGGTGCGGCAGCGTTATGTGGACCTGATCGTCCGGCCGGAGGCGCGCAGCATCGCGCGTACCCGTGTCGCGGTGATGGCCGAACTCCGTCAGGCACTGGGCAATCGGGGCTTCCTCGAGGTCGAGACGCCGATGTTGCAGACCCTGCACGGCGGTGCCGCCGCACGGCCTTTCGTCACCCACTCCAATGCTTTCGACATCGATCTCTTCTTGCGGATCGCTCCCGAGCTGTTCCTCAAGCGCTGTATCGTCGGTGGCATCGAGAGGGTGTTCGAGGTCAATCGGAACTTCCGCAACGAGGGCGCCGACTCGACGCACTCACCGGAGTTCGCGATGTTGGAGACCTATCAGGCCTACGGCACCTACGACGACGCCGCGGTGATGACTCGCGAACTGGTGCAAGAGGTTTCGCAGAACGCGCTCGGAACACTCACGCCGACGATGCCGGACGGATCGGAGTACGACCTGTCCGGCGACTGGACCTCGCTGGAGATGTACCCGTCGTTGTCGGAGGCGCTGGGCGAAGAGGTCGTCCCCGTCGAGACCTCGGTGGACGAGTTGCTCGCGATCGCGGCGCGTGTCGGCCTGGAGGTCCCCAAGGACAAGGGATACGGACACGGCAAGCTCGTCGAAGAGTTGTGGGAGCACATGGTTGGGCAGCACCTGATGCAGCCGGTGTTCATCCGCGACTTCCCGGTGGAGACATCGCCGCTGGTCCGCTCCCATCGTTCGGTGCCCGGCGTCGTCGAGAAGTGGGATCTCTACATCCGCGGATTCGAGTTGGCCACAGGCTATTCCGAGCTGGTGGACCCGGTTATCCAGCGTGAGCGTTTTGTCGACCAGGCGCGACTCGCGGCCGCGGGCGACGACGAGGCCATGCAGCTCGACGAGGAGTTCCTCACCGCCATCGAGTACGGCATGCCGCCGACCGCGGGCACCGGCATGGGCATCGACCGCCTGCTGATGGCACTGACCGGTCTCGGCATCCGCGAGACCATCCTGTTCCCGCTGGTCAAGCCGCGCGTCTGA
- a CDS encoding DUF559 domain-containing protein, giving the protein MEDRAALRTMLADHDGVFTAAQAYGCGVSDDQLRRRVVVGDWIRLARGVFRVADRPLDTRMRMRIAVLCAGPNAALAGAAAAWWHGLVNSAPTRPTVIARRGRHGSPVSGATVWHRTLDPLDVTSKNGLAVTAIPLTVLDASVDIGVRVMDSALLRNHVRLDQLIEAQKRNVGRRGSPRSRAMVAAMTSGARSEAERKAVALLRNSDVEGWVVNVPVGKYVLDFAIPEHKIAIEIDGFAFHSDAEAFQHDRERQNDLIANGWTVLRFTWHDLTGRPQWVLAQIRAAIRQATAA; this is encoded by the coding sequence ATGGAGGACAGGGCCGCGCTACGGACCATGTTGGCCGACCACGACGGGGTGTTCACCGCGGCGCAGGCGTACGGGTGCGGCGTCAGCGACGATCAGCTCCGACGGCGGGTCGTCGTGGGCGATTGGATTCGCTTGGCACGCGGGGTTTTCCGGGTCGCCGACCGACCGCTCGACACACGGATGAGGATGCGGATCGCGGTACTGTGTGCCGGTCCGAATGCGGCGCTGGCGGGTGCCGCGGCCGCGTGGTGGCACGGTTTGGTCAACAGCGCGCCGACGAGGCCCACGGTGATCGCGCGCCGCGGCCGTCACGGGAGCCCGGTGTCCGGCGCCACGGTATGGCATCGGACGTTGGATCCTCTCGACGTCACGTCGAAGAACGGACTGGCGGTCACCGCGATCCCGCTCACCGTTCTGGATGCGTCCGTGGACATTGGTGTGCGAGTCATGGATTCGGCGCTGTTGCGCAATCATGTACGTCTCGACCAGCTCATCGAGGCGCAGAAACGCAACGTCGGCCGTCGTGGGTCGCCGCGGTCCCGGGCGATGGTGGCGGCGATGACGTCGGGTGCACGATCGGAAGCGGAACGCAAAGCGGTTGCGCTGCTGCGGAACTCCGATGTCGAGGGGTGGGTGGTCAATGTTCCGGTCGGGAAGTACGTCCTCGACTTCGCCATTCCCGAGCACAAGATCGCCATCGAGATCGACGGATTCGCCTTCCACAGCGATGCCGAGGCGTTTCAGCACGATCGGGAGCGACAGAATGACCTCATCGCCAACGGCTGGACCGTGCTGCGGTTCACCTGGCACGACCTCACCGGCAGGCCTCAGTGGGTGCTGGCTCAGATCCGGGCGGCGATCCGTCAGGCCACCGCCGCCTGA